In Torulaspora delbrueckii CBS 1146 chromosome 1, complete genome, one genomic interval encodes:
- the VNX1 gene encoding calcium/hydrogen antiporter (similar to Saccharomyces cerevisiae VNX1 (YNL321W); ancestral locus Anc_3.19) codes for MPKDNPLHSLHSDGTMASNNTPDHVYRVFSVDDDPDEIEHDVRYLEGLHDGLKYALHSSKSKTVSGPGPDASSSQNKPELKLKNKSKSRAKQSNNSSPRLKKPALENHSSKQNFPSRGTPQDASNIDSNTDSGKFVIHDHVSGRGHDLIFEDRDVDEEQGLDHDRNSTASSIESYTLRERQDAINETHPFGIRIWKPALYKKQRSVQKVAAEDIHETRLKKISWLVHLSNILWSLTCGAILFLLMNTAGILVYVFGIFTRSSREYALLLFNLGQYLLWPFGKVVYLTRDEHYMQEDKDEGISSQQFYDWVTSYSNRLFFHQSQTEGEDASISKHNSLQHPSYGSVRQHLGASHEQPPSIQGVSTEPSGDQNDDSHRASTGAAAQRRYFGRGKWTWGRVVFYACFHVVVQPIVFVLCLLTWLPVFTIPMSNILWNLMYHCRRHPLALGFKYIKNTSAQDDSIVKEQAGKNILLCTFRCAGWHYYKFTVDGTNVIVVNLMSLVLFTICDFYLFKNAWGVATWLTHETTIFTLCLASIIPLAFYIGQAVASISAQTSMGVGAVINAIFSTVVEIFLYCVALKQSKGLLVEGSMIGSILGAVLLLPGLSMCGGALNRKTQRYNPASAGVSSTMLIFSMIVMFVPTIFYEIYGGYIVRCENEVDLPLNLMNVAKVFSSQRCYLSHPPLEHTKMYVHVIEPMSISCAVVLFLAYIIGLWFTLRTHAVMIWQLPISEQSKELSSSRTLENNAEVQQVADDDDNGGHEAPNWSRNKSTCILLVATLLYAVIAEILVSCVDTVLEDVPSLNPKFLGLTIFALVPNTTEFLNAISFAIHGNVALSMEIGSAYALQVCLLQIPALVLYSVIYTWRMDFSEISIRDSMFSLVFPKWDLIASMASVFLFTYLYAEGKSNYFKGSMLILLYIITVLGFYFQGIIDGWNTISV; via the coding sequence ATGCCCAAGGACAACCCGCTGCACTCGTTGCACTCCGATGGGACAATGGCTAGTAACAACACGCCGGATCACGTGTACCGTGTTTTCagtgttgatgatgatccaGATGAGATTGAACATGATGTGAGATATTTAGAAGGGTTACACGATGGCTTAAAATATGCTTTACACAGTAGTAAGTCTAAGACTGTTTCAGGTCCAGGCCCTGATGCAAGTTCATCACAAAACAAGCCTGAATTAAAGCTTAAGAATAAATCGAAATCGAGGGCAAAACAAAGTAATAATAGTTCACCAAGACTCAAGAAACCCGCACTAGAAAATCATTCTTCCAAGCAGAATTTCCCTTCACGTGGTACGCCTCAAGACGCTTCCAATATAGACTCTAATACGGACTCTGGGAAGTTTGTTATTCACGATCATGTTTCAGGAAGAGGTCATGATCTAATTTTCGAAGACCGTGAtgtggatgaagaacaaggcCTTGATCATGATCGAAACTCTACTGCTTCTTCTATAGAGTCATATACTTTGAGAGAAAGGCAGGACGCTATCAATGAGACACATCCTTTTGGTATCAGGATCTGGAAACCAGCTTTGTATAAGAAGCAAAGATCTGTTCAAAAAGTAGCAGCAGAGGATATTCATGAAACTcgcttgaagaaaatttcatGGCTCGTTCACCTATCCAACATACTTTGGTCTCTAACTTGCGGGGCAATTCTTTTTCTCTTGATGAACACAGCTGGTATCTTGGTTTATgtctttggaatttttaCTAGATCTTCCAGGGAATATGCGCTCCTGTTGTTCAACTTAGGGCAATATCTATTGTGGCCTTTTGGCAAAGTTGTATACCTGACACGCGATGAGCATTACATgcaagaagacaaagatgAAGGTATCAGCTCTCAACAGTTTTACGATTGGGTTACATCGTATAGCAATCGACTATTTTTCCACCAGTCACAAACCGAAGGTGAGGATGCATCAATCTCTAAGCATAACAGCTTACAGCATCCATCATACGGTTCTGTGAGACAACACCTTGGGGCTTCTCATGAACAACCTCCTTCGATACAAGGGGTCTCCACGGAACCCTCGGGTGACCAGAACGATGATTCACATAGGGCATCAACGGGAGCGGCAGCTCAAAGAAGATACTTTGGTAGAGGGAAATGGACCTGGGGAAGAGTTGTGTTTTACGCGTGCTTCCACGTCGTAGTACAGCCCATCGTCTTTGTCTTGTGTCTTTTAACATGGTTGCCCGTCTTTACGATTCCAATGAGCAATATTCTATGGAACTTGATGTACCATTGTAGGAGACATCCTCTTGCACTTGGCTTCAAATACATCAAGAATACGAGTGCGCAAGACGACTCGATTGTTAAGGAACAGGCTGGTAAAAACATACTATTGTGCACTTTCCGTTGTGCTGGTTGGCATTACTACAAATTTACAGTTGATGGGACAAATGTCATCGTAGTTAATTTGATGTCATTGGTGCTTTTCACCATCTGTGATTTctatcttttcaagaatgcCTGGGGAGTGGCAACATGGCTAACCCATGAGACGACGATTTTCACATTGTGTCTAGCATCAATCATACCTTTAGCCTTTTACATCGGTCAAGCCGTAGCGTCTATCTCAGCTCAAACCTCAATGGGAGTTGGTGCTGTGATTAATGctattttttcaactgtgGTAGAAATCTTCCTATACTGTGTTGCACTAAAACAGAGCAAAGGACTACTGGTCGAAGGCTCCATGATTGGTTCCATTCTCGGTGCTGTATTGCTATTACCTGGGCTCTCAATGTGCGGCGGAGCTTTGAATAGGAAAACACAGCGGTACAATCCAGCTAGCGCAGgcgtttcttcaaccatgCTGATATTTTCGATGATTGTAATGTTTGTTCCAACTATATTCTACGAGATTTACGGTGGTTACATTGTAAGATGCGAGAATGAAGTTGATTTACCGCTAAATCTGATGAATGTCGCCAAAGTGTTCTCTTCGCAGCGATGTTACTTGAGTCATCCACCACTCGAGCATACAAAAATGTATGTTCATGTCATAGAGCCAATGTCGATTTCGTGTGCTGTAGTGCTTTTCCTCGCGTATATCATTGGGTTGTGGTTCACTCTTCGGACTCATGCAGTGATGATTTGGCAATTACCCATAAGTGAGCAATCCAAAGAACTTTCGAGTAGCCGTACTCTGGAAAACAACGCAGAGGTTCAGCAAGTGGCTGATGACGACGACAACGGCGGTCATGAAGCGCCTAACTGGTCAAGAAATAAATCCACATGCATTTTGTTAGTGGCTACCCTATTGTATGCCGTCATCGCAGAGATTTTGGTTTCCTGTGTGGACACTGTCCTTGAAGACGTTCCGTCATTAAACCCAAAGTTCTTGGGTCTAACAATCTTCGCGCTAGTGCCCAACACCACAGAGTTTTTGAATGCTATATCATTTGCTATACATGGGAATGTCGCACTTTCGATGGAAATCGGTAGTGCATACGCACTGCAAGTGTGCTTATTACAAATACCTGCGCTCGTCCTCTACTCGGTCATCTATACATGGAGGATGGATTTTTCTGAGATTTCGATCAGAGATTCGATGTTTTCGCTAGTGTTCCCCAAATGGGATCTAATTGCATCCATGGCAAGTGTATTTCTATTCACCTATCTCTACGCCGAAGGAAAGTCCAATTACTTCAAAGGCTCGATGTTGATCCTATTGTACATCATCACTGTTCTTGGTTTCTATTTCCAAGGTATCATCGATGGCTGGAATACAATCTCGGTTTAG
- the CDC33 gene encoding translation initiation factor eIF4E (similar to Saccharomyces cerevisiae CDC33 (YOL139C); ancestral locus Anc_3.20) → MSVEEVSQKFEETVSVSDNNEPKSVLSDSQFDVKHPLNTKWTLWYTKPAVEQSESWSDLLRPVTSFETVEEFWAIVQNIPEPHELPLKSDYHAFRNDIRPEWEDEANAKGGKWSYQVKAKRADIDELWLRTLLAVIGETIDEDDSQINGVVLNVRKGGYKFALWTKSEDKDPLCNIGARFKQVLKLGDDDHIEFFPHSAANAKHHQPSITL, encoded by the coding sequence ATGTCTGTCGAAGAAGTtagtcaaaaatttgaagaaaccgtTTCTGTTAGCGATAATAATGAACCCAAGAGTGTGCTTTCGGATAGCCAATTTGATGTTAAGCACCCATTGAACACCAAATGGACTCTTTGGTACACAAAGCCTGCCGTAGAGCAATCAGAATCGTGGTCTGATCTATTACGTCCAGTGACTTCTTTCGAAACTGTGGAAGAGTTTTGGGCTATTGTGCAAAATATTCCAGAGCCTCATGAACTTCCTCTCAAATCCGATTACCATGCTTTCCGTAACGATATTAGACCAGAATGGGAAGATGAGGCCAATGCCAAAGGTGGGAAATGGTCATACCAGGTTAAAGCCAAACGTGCcgatatcgatgaattgTGGTTGAGAACTTTACTGGCAGTGATCGGTGAAACTatcgatgaggatgattcCCAAATTAACGGTGTGGTATTAAACGTTAGAAAGGGTGGTTACAAATTTGCATTGTGGACAAAATCAGAAGATAAAGATCCTCTGTGCAATATCGGTGCCAGATTCAAACAGGTATTGAAATTGGGTGACGATGATCATATCGAATTCTTCCCACATTCAGCTGCAAACGCAAAGCATCACCAACCATCCATCACTTTGTAA
- the TDEL0A00400 gene encoding uncharacterized protein (similar to Saccharomyces cerevisiae YNL320W; ancestral locus Anc_3.21) encodes MLWRVLKMFVEGVAAMASVSLTALYFMQNRLIYPSWAQGARDQVDTPASYGLPYRLVQLTTSDGIKIEAYDMQNTSGGSESTVLILCPNAGNIGYFIPIADIFYRQLNMSVFLYSYRGYGHSEGSPSENGLKLDADCVMAHLSQDSFHKKNKLVLYGRSLGGANAIYIASKFANLCDAVILENTFLSIPKVVPYVFPALKYFRGMVHEIWNSEELIKGCDDTLPFLFLRGLKDEIVPPSHMRKLYDECPSRNKQVFEFPLGTHNDTIIQEGYWSMVRDFLEEFGLI; translated from the coding sequence ATGCTTTGGAGAGTTTTAAAAATGTTTGTTGAGGGTGTGGCAGCGATGGCCTCGGTTTCGCTGACTGCTCTTTATTTCATGCAAAATCGATTGATATACCCTTCTTGGGCGCAGGGAGCACGAGATCAGGTCGATACACCTGCTAGTTACGGATTGCCTTATCGGTTAGTGCAATTGACTACGAGCGATGGGATTAAAATTGAGGCTTATGATATGCAAAATACAAGTGGTGGTTCAGAATCTACAGTACTGATATTGTGTCCTAATGCTGGAAATATAGGATATTTTATTCCAATTGCAGATATTTTCTACCGGCAGCTAAATATGAGTGTGTTTCTTTATTCTTATAGAGGTTATGGCCATTCAGAGGGATCGCCATCAGAGaatggtttgaaattggatGCAGATTGTGTTATGGCTCATCTGTCGCAAGATTCCTTCCATAAGAAGAATAAATTGGTGCTTTATGGGAGGTCGCTGGGTGGAGCCAACGCGATTTACATTGCTTCGAAGTTTGCTAATCTGTGTGATGCAgtgattcttgaaaatacATTTCTCAGTATACCTAAGGTCGTCCCCTATGTTTTCCCAGCTCTTAAATATTTTAGGGGGATGGTTCACGAAATTTGGAACTCAGAAGAACTGATCAAGGGCTGTGATGATACTTTACCCTTCCTGTTCTTGCGAGGGTTAAAGGACGAGATAGTACCACCTTCGCACATGAGGAAATTGTACGATGAGTGTCCTAGTAGAAACAAACAGGTCTTTGAGTTCCCGTTAGGTACTCATAACGATACGATAATTCAGGAAGGCTATTGGTCCATGGTACGTGATTTTCTCGAAGAGTTTGGGCTTATTTGA
- the RTC1 gene encoding Rtc1p (similar to Saccharomyces cerevisiae YOL138C; ancestral locus Anc_3.22), giving the protein MSSTSIPRGQSSTSFSKSDFKPLSVGRSSFRVHDYPNNTQVSSIGSSPRSRPTPRYSFNTVSSLHDGSLRESPYSEQTHSERATGQRKRRFPTVPKSSGPIYSTQARKELTSIDRINDSASNSLVCAGKSHLGLYKFNPDKKSIKCVHDFMAVGNGQSNSLSPNFKKRNKQIKLSTIADVKTGFHNHKNYVAVCSSSTAISVFDMNRTGSSESSFVTALSEHTRSINSFDFNTVQTNLIISGGQDSCIKVWDLRSSNAKNSKNCDLSINTASDSIRDVKWMPFQNYAFNHQQEFKNGSNAGFKFASIHYSGLLLNFDLRQPGQIEKRINAHSGPGLCLSWHPNLEYIATGGRDGKCGLWYVGDRQQYENACGTPSSNLYGHSAHANLAALPETTLSTGLPVTKLKFRPAYEKNVFNSLLALSPMTDDAALNIYSLARKYIPKHVLLKSTQTLGLVWWDEELIFDIDKENNINGWDIAHEPTILDNLPKTVTRWRDIEGNGLLFVDQNCGSYDLNQNQLIMPEDSKKVANHRISMSSLSANNGGSTTGLINNLKKGISHSTLSSYNGDRPPYQKSGVSFNAKSPSAGMSHNTSNVSTPYISQTESKDTTPPTMVTLDLPYILSSMRISRLSPERNMARSPEVVAIRESPVKVFKFLARELEFSGNHEKREGSAKSVYQQGSVKDEDFKEDLMQRFGLLENTTWAALVNKKSEQDIKLSRELTNNDISNDQEEKPQRRESSSEEGDSGVHSKRRSALTESIEVANSVQQKVDRLLELIPICGHNASVYSYIDDLPNFKVWLLIRDSLLWDLKKISLDELQTQQHDYEDHSAMADDISAAAMEINESVNPGCSSGVTSGVNSFVDEAPQALNSESIDGMKKHLEAAGKSKLKQQIMAGKMEISTEKNPTLASSSKSTHKLDEPPFQQRQTANEAEAVSIEDDSDRDTLDVPNTVGGLETIGIPILQKRKQRPSFIDTFMTDVRSPHDVNTENEFLERSRRSHSFTHSSPNSKLSSMQSFGNGVSPSAALKKFAYQADSIMSLSPKKQPNHLPSSFEQLMGVRTSKVGSKKTPSSRSKDTPPPWNTKRLLKQLYQQAVEMGNILLAVNILLLFQNIYHLTSTEVVKNSLAQFTTILHQYELFEISAAILKYCPWDDIFDTEGSQSLITLFCDKCGKLITNEPSKEKFAKEAQIVGDTTPLARFGHWYCDSCKKPNSLCVMCEQPMKNLTMTLLECGHEGHFECLKGWFLDDNLTECPAGCSYKVIT; this is encoded by the coding sequence ATGAGTAGTACTTCTATTCCTAGAGGTCAATCATCGACTTCATTTAGCAAGAGCGATTTCAAACCGCTTTCTGTGGGTCGTTCATCATTCCGCGTTCATGACTATCCCAATAACACTcaggtttcttcaatcggGAGCTCGCCAAGATCTCGTCCAACTCCAAGATACTCTTTCAACACCGTTAGCTCATTACATGATGGAAGCTTGAGAGAATCTCCTTATAGTGAACAAACACATTCCGAGAGAGCAACGGGCCAGAGGAAAAGGAGATTTCCTACAGTTCCCAAGTCTTCAGGGCCTATTTACTCGACACAAGCTCGGAAAGAGCTTACGAGTATTGATAGGATCAATGATTCAGCATCCAATTCCCTGGTATGCGCCGGCAAGTCTCATCTTGGTCTCTACAAATTCAATCCAGATAAGAAGTCCATTAAATGCGTTCACGATTTTATGGCTGTTGGCAATGGACAGAGCAATTCTTTATCACcgaatttcaagaagaggaatAAGCAGATTAAGCTTAGTACGATAGCTGACGTGAAGACAGGCTTTCACAACCACAAGAACTACGTCGCTGTCTGTAGTAGTTCTACTGCCATATCAGTTTTTGATATGAATAGGACTGGTAGCTCAGAGAGTTCATTTGTGACAGCTTTGTCGGAGCATACAAGATCAATCAATAGTTTTGATTTCAACACGGTTCAAACAAACTTGATTATCAGTGGAGGTCAAGATAGTTGCATTAAAGTCTGGGATTTACGATCTAGCAATGCTAAAAACTCCAAAAATTGTGATTTGAGCATTAACACAGCGTCAGATTCAATCAGAGACGTTAAATGGATGCCCTTCCAGAATTATGCCTTCAACCATCAACAGGAGTTCAAAAATGGGAGTAATGCAGGGTTCAAGTTTGCATCGATCCATTACTCTGGGCTACTCTTGAACTTCGATTTGCGTCAACCAGGTCAAATTGAGAAAAGAATTAATGCACACTCTGGACCAGGTTTATGTCTTTCTTGGCATCCCAATCTTGAATACATTGCCACAGGGGGTAGAGACGGTAAATGCGGTTTATGGTATGTTGGAGATAGACAGCAATATGAAAACGCTTGTGGTACACCTTCGTCCAATCTCTACGGCCATTCGGCCCATGCTAATTTGGCGGCATTACCAGAGACAACTCTGAGTACAGGGCTTCCTGTtacaaagttgaaatttcgtCCAGCATATGAAAAGAATGTCTTCAACTCGTTACTTGCTCTTTCTCCAATGACTGACGATGCAGCGTTGAACATTTACTCGCTTGCGAGAAAGTATATCCCCAAACATGTGTTACTCAAGTCAACGCAGACGTTAGGGCTAGTTTGGTGGGATGAAGAGCTGATTTTTGACATTGATAAAGAGAATAACATAAACGGGTGGGATATTGCTCATGAACCTACTATCTTAGACAATCTTCCCAAGACTGTGACGCGCTGGAGAGACATTGAAGGTAATGGCCTCTTATTTGTGGATCAAAACTGCGGGAGTTACGATTTGAACCAAAACCAGTTAATAATGCCCGAAGACAGCAAGAAGGTTGCTAATCATAGGATAAGTATGAGTTCATTAAGCGCCAATAATGGTGGGAGTACTACTGGTCTAATAAATAACCTTAAGAAAGGGATCAGCCATAGTACTTTGTCGTCGTACAATGGTGATCGACCTCCGTATCAAAAATCTGGTGTATCTTTCAATGCAAAGAGTCCTTCAGCTGGAATGTCTCACAATACATCAAATGTCTCCACTCCATATATTTCTCAAACCGAAAGCAAGGATACAACGCCTCCAACCATGGTAACTCTCGATCTGCCATACATTCTGAGCAGCATGAGAATATCTCGTCTTTCTCCCGAACGAAACATGGCTAGATCGCCCGAGGTTGTGGCCATAAGGGAATCGCCAGTTAAGGTTTTTAAGTTCCTAGCAAGGGAGCTTGAGTTCTCAGGCAACCatgaaaagagagaaggTAGCGCTAAAAGTGTTTATCAACAGGGTAGTGTCAAGGAtgaagacttcaaagagGACCTTATGCAGCGTTTTGGGCTGTTGGAAAACACCACCTGGGCAGCTCTTGTCAATAAGAAAAGCGAACAGGATATCAAGTTAAGTCGAGAGCTTACGAATAATGACATTtcaaatgatcaagagGAAAAACCCCAGAGAAGGGAAAGTAGCagtgaagaaggtgattCCGGTGTTCACTCTAAGAGAAGAAGTGCTTTAACTGAAAGCATAGAAGTTGCAAATAGTGTGCAGCAAAAAGTCGACCGGTTGCTCGAATTGATACCTATCTGTGGCCATAATGCGTCTGTATATTCGTACATTGACGATTTGCCTAACTTTAAGGTATGGTTACTCATCAGAGATTCATTACTTTGGgacttgaaaaaaataagCCTAGATGAGTTACAAACTCAACAACACGACTACGAAGATCATTCGGCTATGGCTGACGATATATCAGCAGCGGCGATGGAGATTAACGAGAGCGTCAATCCCGGCTGTTCAAGTGGTGTGACAAGTGGGGTGAATTCATTCGTAGACGAGGCTCCACAGGCATTGAACTCAGAGTCTATCGATGGCATGAAGAAGCATTTAGAGGCGGCAGGAAAATCTAAACTCAAGCAGCAAATTATGGCAGGCAAAATGGAAATATCGACGGAAAAGAATCCCACCCTAGCATCAAGTAGCAAAAGCACCCACAAGTTAGACGAGCCCCCTTTCCAGCAACGTCAAACCGCAAATGAAGCAGAGGCTGTTagcattgaagatgatagcGACAGAGACACTCTTGATGTTCCAAATACAGTCGGCGGCCTCGAAACAATAGGTATACCAATTCTgcagaagaggaaacagCGGCCATCTTTTATAGACACCTTTATGACCGATGTACGGTCACCACATGATGTGAACACTGAGAACGAGTTCCTAGAAAGAAGTCGGCGCTCTCATTCTTTCACGCATAGTAGCCCAAACAGTAAGCTATCGTCAATGCAAAGTTTTGGAAATGGGGTTTCACCATCCGCGGCTCTTAAGAAATTTGCATATCAAGCTGATTCTATCATGTCACTTTCGCCAAAGAAGCAACCAAaccacttgccatcaagCTTTGAGCAACTGATGGGCGTCAGAACGTCTAAGGTGGGATCAAAAAAGACCCCTTCGAGTCGGTCAAAAGACACACCTCCCCCATGGAACACTAAGAGACTTTTGAAACAGCTTTACCAGCAAGCTGTAGAGATGGGTAACATCTTACTTGCAGTCAACATTCTACTATTATTCCAAAACATTTACCATTTAACGAGCACAGAAGTAGTGAAGAACTCTCTAGCACAATTCACCACGATACTTCATCAGTACGAACTGTTTGAGATATCTGCGGCGATTCTTAAATATTGCCCATGGGATGATATTTTCGATACTGAAGGTAGTCAATCCTTAATAACACTTTTCTGCGATAAATGTGGGAAATTAATTACGAATGAGCCCTCGAAAGAAAAATTCGCTAAGGAAGCTCAAATAGTTGGAGATACCACCCCGCTGGCTAGGTTCGGTCACTGGTATTGTGACTCGTGCAAGAAACCTAACAGTCTATGTGTTATGTGCGAGCAAccaatgaaaaatttaacCATGACATTACTTGAATGTGGTCATGAGGGTCATTTCGAATGCTTGAAAGGCTGGTTCCTTGATGACAATTTAACCGAATGCCCAGCAGGTTGTTCATATAAAGTGATTACGTAG
- the HXT14 gene encoding Hxt14p (similar to Saccharomyces cerevisiae HXT14 (YNL318C); ancestral locus Anc_3.23), translated as MSTPIGHYTGESNYNTAKMTSSAKLSTPAFSGIARERQALAVPIMLCTSVSFGGFLAGWDVGTIGGITNMESFSQNFGTLVNTWTGERRLPAISVGLIISVFSVSSAVGGLTLAKLGDYQGRKFGIYVALVVYCVGLWITLMNDTNWIQFLIGRIVTGLAVGSTGVLVPIYLSEIAPVTIGSTMIGSYQVQTTLGILMGNIVNYFCHQVLDNDVRNMSWQLPLILGYLWVLIITIGLIFTPESAPFLVVHKNAIPDAKASFAKMNAISRADPKTLEFIDRSLREKHKSRKEDKSQDILDWARSRPRLGLRLLVGICVMSFQQLSGINYFFYYGTTIFEARQMDSYVVTIILSLVNFLSTFGGLYVVQASGRRPSLLIGSIGMFCCMLVYASVGSFAPRGTASYVVVIIATCVYLIFFATTLGPVTVILVAELFPMRTKATSMAVCTSFYWMCNFLVSFLTPIIADQIGFLYGYFFAGFLLVSAVFAWFMVPETKYMTQADIDAFYDKVR; from the coding sequence ATGAGCACCCCAATAGGACACTACACGGGTGAATCGAATTACAACACTGCCAAGATGACTAGCAGTGCGAAACTTTCCACGCCTGCGTTCTCCGGAATCGCCAGAGAACGACAAGCCCTAGCGGTCCCGATCATGCTTTGTACCTCAGTATCATTTGGTGGATTTTTGGCTGGTTGGGATGTTGGAACCATTGGTGGGATAACCAATATGGAGAGTTTCAGTCAGAATTTTGGTACTTTAGTGAATACCTGGACTGGAGAAAGAAGGCTTCCAGCGATCTCGGTCGGCCTGATCATTTCGGTATTTAGCGTAAGCTCAGCCGTTGGAGGTCTAACTTTGGCAAAATTAGGTGACTATCAGGGACGTAAATTTGGAATTTATGTTGCGTTGGTGGTGTATTGCGTGGGTCTATGGATAACACTGATGAACGATACAAATTGGATACAGTTCCTCATCGGAAGAATTGTTACCGGCCTTGCAGTTGGTTCCACTGGAGTCTTAGTCCCAATATATCTATCAGAAATTGCACCAGTTACAATCGGCTCAACCATGATTGGATCATATCAAGTGCAGACTACGCTTGGTATTCTGATGGGTAACATTGTTAATTATTTCTGCCATCAAGTGCTGGATAATGATGTTCGGAATATGTCATGGCAGTTACCACTAATTTTGGGGTACCTCTGGGTGCTGATAATAACGATTGGTCTGATTTTTACACCAGAATCAGCACCATTTTTGGTAGTTCACAAGAATGCAATTCCTGACGCTAAGGCATCATTTGCCAAGATGAACGCTATATCGAGAGCAGATCCCAAGACACTAGAATTTATTGATAGAAGCCTTAGAGAGAAGCATAAGAGTCGTAAGGAGGACAAAAGTCAAGACATTTTGGATTGGGCAAGAAGTAGGCCAAGACTCGGATTACGTCTACTCGTCGGTATTTGCGTGATGTCATTCCAACAACTATCGGGAATCAACTATTTTTTCTACTATGGGACTACGATATTTGAAGCCCGCCAAATGGATTCATATGTGGTTACAATAATACTATCACTGGTGAACTTCCTTTCAACTTTCGGCGGTCTCTATGTTGTTCAAGCGAGTGGTAGAAGACCAAGCTTATTAAttggatcaattggtaTGTTTTGCTGCATGCTTGTTTACGCCAGTGTTGGAAGCTTTGCACCAAGAGGTACTGCTTCTTATGTTGTGGTCATCATTGCAACATGTGTTTATTTGATATTCTTTGCCACTACTTTGGGACCAGTTACGGTGATTCTTGTTGCAGAACTTTTCCCAATGAGAACTAAAGCCACTTCAATGGCAGTTTGCACATCTTTCTACTGGATGTGTAATTTCCTCGTCTCATTTCTGACTCCAATAATAGCTGATCAAATTGGTTTCTTATACGGTTATTTCTTTGCTGGATTTTTACTCGTATCTGCTGTGTTTGCATGGTTCATGGTCCCAGAGACCAAATACATGACACAGGCGGATATCGATGCATTCTATGACAAAGTTCGCTGA